Proteins encoded by one window of Chondromyces crocatus:
- a CDS encoding YebC/PmpR family DNA-binding transcriptional regulator, with protein MSGHSKWATIKRKKGALDAKRGKLFTKLIKEITVASRMGGGDPNGNPRLRKAVNEAKGQAMPADTIKRAIQRGTGELDGEAYEEILYEGTGPAGTMFLVEAMTDNRNRTVAEIRKVFEKNNGQLGAGGSAQWAFDRKGLITLPKDAANEDQLMDIAVGAGADDYTDLGEEWQVVASTDVLDTVVKSLEEAKITVKSYGPGYLPKTKKAVSARDAEVCLNLFDTLDDHDDVQNVYADFDISDEELANL; from the coding sequence ATGAGCGGCCATTCGAAATGGGCCACGATCAAGCGGAAGAAGGGCGCACTCGACGCGAAGCGCGGGAAGCTCTTCACCAAGCTCATCAAGGAGATCACCGTCGCGTCCCGCATGGGCGGTGGTGACCCGAACGGCAACCCCCGCCTCCGCAAGGCCGTCAACGAGGCCAAGGGGCAGGCGATGCCCGCGGACACGATCAAGCGTGCGATCCAGCGCGGCACCGGGGAGCTGGACGGCGAGGCGTACGAGGAGATCCTCTACGAAGGGACGGGCCCGGCGGGGACGATGTTCCTCGTGGAGGCGATGACCGACAACCGGAACCGTACGGTCGCCGAGATCCGCAAGGTGTTCGAGAAGAACAACGGGCAGCTCGGCGCGGGCGGCTCGGCGCAGTGGGCCTTCGATCGCAAGGGGCTCATCACCTTGCCGAAGGACGCGGCGAACGAGGACCAGCTCATGGACATCGCGGTCGGCGCCGGCGCGGACGACTACACCGATCTGGGCGAGGAGTGGCAGGTCGTGGCCAGCACCGACGTGCTCGACACGGTGGTGAAGTCGCTGGAAGAGGCGAAGATCACCGTGAAGTCGTACGGTCCCGGCTACCTCCCGAAGACGAAGAAGGCGGTGTCCGCACGCGACGCCGAGGTGTGTCTGAACCTGTTCGACACGCTCGACGATCACGACGACGTGCAGAACGTGTACGCCGACTTCGACATCTCCGACGAAGAGCTGGCGAACCTCTGA